The window AGGCCAAAGGCTACGGGTTTGCCAACGTCGAGTTGAACGTCGCCGCTACTCCCGAGACGATCTATCAATCGGGCTCGGTAGGAAAACAGTTCACCGCAACCGCGGTGATGATGCTGGTCGAAGAAGGCAAGATCGGTCTTGATGACAAGATCAACAAATACTTCGCCGGCGCGCCCGAGAGCTGGAGCAATATCACGGTGCGGAATCTGCTCACGCACACGGCGGGCACGACGGATTATCCTAAGGACTTCAACTTCCGTCAGGACTACACCGAGGATGAATTGCTAAAGAAAGCACAGGCGATTCCGCTCGCCTTTGCGTCGGGAGAAAAGTGGCGCTACAGCAACATCGGGTACGCGACCCTGGGGATACTGATCAGCAAGGTCTCCGGAAAGTTCTACGGAGACTTCCTTCAAGACAGAATCTTCAAGCCGCTCGGCATGAGCACCGCCCGCATCATAAGCGAAGCTGACATTGTGCCGAATCGCGCGGCCGGCTATCGCATGCCAAAGGGCGAGTTGAAGAATCAGGAATGGGTTTCGCCTGCCATGAACACCACTGCCGACGGCAGCCTTTACCTTACCGTGCTCGATATGGCGAAGTGGGACGCCGCGCTATATACCGAAAAGCTATTAAGGAAATCCAGTCTCGATCAGATGTGGACGCCGGTGAAGCTCAACGACGGAAACACGCGGCCTTATGGCTTCGGTTGGGCGTTCGCTGAAGTTCGCGGACACAAGATCATCGAACACGGCGGCGCGTGGCAAGGCTTCACCTCGCACATCGCCCGCTACGCAGGCGACAAGCTCACCGTCATTGTTCTGACCAATCGCGCCGGCGCTAATCCCGGGAACATCGCCCATGGCGTCGCGGCGCTCTACAATCCAGAGCTTGCGCCGCCCGCGCGCAGGGAGGCGCAGATTGATCCGAAGATCTTTGACGACTACGCCGGTCAGTACGAGCTTGCACCCGGCTTCATCTTGAACATCAGCCGGGAAGCCGACTCGTTGTGGTTGCAGGCTGCGGGCCAGCCAAAAGTGCAGCTCTTCCCGGAATCGCAAACAAAGTTTTTCATCAAGGTCGCGGACGCGCAGGTGACGTTCGTCAGAGATCCCGGCGGAAAGGTCACTCACGTCATTCTTCATCAGTCAGGAGACCACGAAGCAAAGAAGATCAGATGACGATTGGGCCTTGAACCCAGAGTCTTTGTCAGAAACCATCTTGCCTACAATAGCTGAAGCCATCGCCGAAGGAGCCGCGCGGCTTCAAGCCGCCGCCGTGGCCGAAGACCGTCGGACGGCAGGGGTTCTGCTCTGTCACGTGCTAGCCATCGAGCGAACACGCCTGCTTACGAGATCAGAAGACCCGATAACCGAGGAGGATTATGAAACCTTCTTGAGGCTTGTCGCGCGTCGCGCGTCCGGCGAGCCCCTCCAGTACATAACGGGCCATCAAGAATTCTACGGTCTCGACTTCATCGTCACTCCGGACGTTCTGATCCCCAGACCCGAGACTGAGTTTCTCGTCGAGCGAGTCATCAAGCTGGCGAGCGATCCGCGGAAAGCAGCTAGCCCATTGATCGTCGACATCGGCACGGGGTCCGGCTGTGTAGCCATCACCCTCGCCGTTCATCTGCCGCGCGCGCGATTGATCGCAACCGACGTTTCCGCTGCCGCGATCGACGTCGCGCGAGCCAA is drawn from Acidobacteriota bacterium and contains these coding sequences:
- the prmC gene encoding peptide chain release factor N(5)-glutamine methyltransferase gives rise to the protein MPTIAEAIAEGAARLQAAAVAEDRRTAGVLLCHVLAIERTRLLTRSEDPITEEDYETFLRLVARRASGEPLQYITGHQEFYGLDFIVTPDVLIPRPETEFLVERVIKLASDPRKAASPLIVDIGTGSGCVAITLAVHLPRARLIATDVSAAAIDVARANAARHKVAARIGFIQGDALKPLAQLKLEHSVDFIASNPPYVSERGPELIQREVREWEPHRALFGGIDGLDFCRRLLADTVQYLKPSGYLVVEIGYGQLASISDLIAASSWELVDVLRDLQDIPRTLTVMKPSENP
- a CDS encoding serine hydrolase, with the protein product MNRNNAHVLPLLFLLFFSLSPIATAQTDKVDDFIKAEMQKQKIPGLSVAVVRSGEIIKAKGYGFANVELNVAATPETIYQSGSVGKQFTATAVMMLVEEGKIGLDDKINKYFAGAPESWSNITVRNLLTHTAGTTDYPKDFNFRQDYTEDELLKKAQAIPLAFASGEKWRYSNIGYATLGILISKVSGKFYGDFLQDRIFKPLGMSTARIISEADIVPNRAAGYRMPKGELKNQEWVSPAMNTTADGSLYLTVLDMAKWDAALYTEKLLRKSSLDQMWTPVKLNDGNTRPYGFGWAFAEVRGHKIIEHGGAWQGFTSHIARYAGDKLTVIVLTNRAGANPGNIAHGVAALYNPELAPPARREAQIDPKIFDDYAGQYELAPGFILNISREADSLWLQAAGQPKVQLFPESQTKFFIKVADAQVTFVRDPGGKVTHVILHQSGDHEAKKIR